One Hydrogenophaga crassostreae genomic region harbors:
- a CDS encoding acyltransferase family protein — protein MAAQPHSTHYRPDIDGLRAIAVVSVLLHHALPEKFKGGFVGVDIFFVISGYLISSIILAGLNKDRFSFADFYAKRVKRIFPALSLVLITTLVMGWFLLGPPDYKLLGKHVFAGSAFVSNFAFWREAGYFDANSVNKPLLHLWSLAIEEQFYLLWPVTLFFLHKWRRNIIRVVFVLILISFAINLALVKGQPTAAFYNPLARFWEMLIGGLLAAMQTYRLGWSSVFRKGVWGHGPDEHHERHHLRSNTYAWLGAFMLVLVLVRISPERTFPGWWALLPTVGTALLITAGPQAWFNRHVLSSKPFVWVGLISYPLYLWHWPFLSFSAITHVEPPSTSTQLGWLALSVVLAWLTYKLIEKPIRFGRLNHRSTTVFLSALVAVIATAGFTTYKQDGFESRFPDIVRDMMSKGGRSAVVDGWREGDCMLDYKFPASAYKDFCVEKKRPLIFLWGDSHAGSLYPGFKALQDSGKYDFGLGERTAAICPPVLGIEPRPLCKSLNDSSIEAIRQSRPDVVILYAWWHNKRYDLRNLESTVAEIKKAGVPRIIMLGAVPYWQKSLPLILLEEWKKGPPTKRPPLRLKAGLDPALDSATATMRARAEKMGIEFISGLQFFCNEDGCLTRVTDDAKQPLTYDYGHLSTSAVTYYVDQLGPLIFKKP, from the coding sequence ATGGCAGCCCAACCCCACAGCACCCACTACCGCCCCGATATTGACGGCCTGCGAGCCATCGCCGTGGTATCCGTGCTTTTGCACCATGCCTTGCCCGAGAAGTTCAAAGGCGGTTTTGTAGGGGTTGACATCTTTTTTGTCATCTCCGGCTACCTCATCAGCTCCATCATCCTGGCCGGGCTCAACAAGGACCGGTTCAGTTTTGCCGATTTCTATGCCAAACGCGTCAAGCGCATTTTTCCTGCGCTTTCGCTGGTTCTGATCACCACGCTGGTGATGGGCTGGTTTCTTCTCGGTCCGCCCGACTACAAGCTATTGGGTAAACACGTTTTCGCGGGCAGTGCCTTCGTCTCCAATTTCGCCTTCTGGCGCGAAGCAGGTTACTTTGACGCCAATTCGGTCAACAAGCCCCTGCTTCATTTGTGGTCTCTCGCCATCGAAGAGCAGTTCTACCTGCTCTGGCCGGTGACGCTGTTCTTCTTGCACAAATGGCGACGCAACATCATCAGGGTGGTGTTCGTGCTGATTCTGATTTCATTTGCCATCAACCTGGCCTTGGTCAAGGGCCAGCCGACGGCCGCTTTCTACAACCCCTTGGCCCGTTTCTGGGAAATGCTGATCGGGGGACTGCTTGCAGCCATGCAGACCTACCGACTCGGTTGGTCTTCGGTGTTCCGCAAGGGGGTATGGGGACATGGTCCCGATGAACACCACGAGCGGCACCACCTTCGCAGCAACACCTACGCATGGCTGGGTGCATTCATGCTGGTGCTGGTCCTGGTGCGCATCAGCCCGGAACGCACCTTTCCAGGCTGGTGGGCCCTTCTGCCGACGGTGGGGACTGCCCTTCTGATCACGGCAGGCCCTCAGGCCTGGTTCAACCGCCACGTTTTGTCCAGCAAGCCCTTTGTGTGGGTCGGCCTGATCAGCTACCCGCTCTACCTATGGCACTGGCCCTTTTTGTCATTCTCGGCCATCACCCACGTAGAGCCGCCCAGCACCAGCACCCAGCTCGGGTGGCTGGCCCTCAGCGTGGTGTTGGCCTGGTTGACGTATAAACTGATCGAGAAGCCCATCCGTTTTGGGCGCCTCAATCACCGCTCAACGACCGTGTTCCTCAGCGCACTCGTGGCCGTCATCGCCACCGCCGGCTTCACCACCTACAAACAAGATGGCTTCGAATCGAGATTCCCGGACATCGTGCGCGACATGATGAGCAAGGGAGGGCGTTCGGCGGTCGTGGACGGCTGGCGAGAAGGCGACTGCATGCTGGACTACAAATTCCCGGCGTCGGCATACAAAGACTTCTGTGTTGAGAAAAAGCGGCCGCTGATTTTCCTGTGGGGTGACTCACACGCGGGCTCCCTATACCCCGGCTTCAAAGCTCTGCAAGACAGTGGCAAATACGATTTCGGATTGGGAGAGCGCACCGCAGCCATCTGCCCACCCGTGCTCGGAATCGAGCCCCGTCCCCTGTGCAAGAGCCTTAACGACAGTTCCATCGAGGCCATCCGCCAATCAAGGCCCGATGTGGTGATTTTGTATGCTTGGTGGCACAACAAACGCTACGACTTGCGCAACCTTGAAAGCACGGTCGCAGAAATCAAGAAGGCTGGTGTGCCGCGCATCATCATGCTCGGCGCTGTCCCCTACTGGCAAAAGTCATTGCCGTTGATCTTGCTTGAAGAGTGGAAAAAAGGGCCCCCAACCAAACGCCCGCCCTTGCGTCTCAAGGCTGGTCTGGATCCAGCCCTTGATTCGGCCACCGCGACCATGCGCGCACGTGCCGAAAAAATGGGCATCGAGTTCATCTCCGGCTTGCAGTTCTTCTGCAACGAAGACGGGTGCCTGACCCGGGTCACCGATGACGCCAAGCAACCCCTCACCTATGACTACGGTCATCTGTCCACCAGTGCGGTGACCTACTATGTCGATCAGCTCGGCCCCTTGATTTTCAAGAAACCTTAA
- a CDS encoding SAF domain-containing protein, with amino-acid sequence MNTLKKPQIGLVGTGFIASGFARLINNHAPDLQISSVLTRRPLNEAGDFPLTDRLTHSVQQIIDGSDVIVECSGDVLHATDVIDQALRAGKPVVTMNSEFHVTTGSYFADKGLLTEAEGDQPGSIAALREEAIMMGFKPLVYGNMKGFLNHTPTPEEMAYWAGKQGISVAQTTSFTDGTKIQIEQALVANGFGATIACQGMQGPKTADVTKAAIDLARGAAERGEALSDYVLAPGNAGVFVVGTHDKSEWKALNYLKLGDGPYYVLVRPFHLCQYEIIKTLRRVLAGGGVLLNNSSKPTISIVAIAKTELAPGTPIDRALGGFQVRGEAAKIEESPNHVPIGLIQNAVIRRKIAPGQIITFDDVDLPDTLALTIARQLYS; translated from the coding sequence ATGAATACTTTGAAAAAACCCCAAATCGGACTGGTGGGAACTGGTTTCATCGCCAGCGGATTTGCCCGCTTGATCAACAACCACGCCCCCGACCTCCAGATCAGCTCTGTGCTGACCCGGCGCCCGCTCAATGAAGCAGGCGACTTTCCGCTGACCGACCGTTTGACCCACTCGGTTCAACAGATCATTGACGGGTCTGATGTGATCGTGGAATGCAGTGGCGATGTCTTGCACGCCACCGATGTGATCGACCAGGCGCTGCGCGCGGGCAAGCCCGTGGTCACCATGAACTCCGAGTTCCATGTCACCACGGGCTCTTACTTCGCTGACAAGGGCCTGCTCACCGAGGCCGAAGGCGATCAGCCCGGGTCCATTGCTGCGCTGCGTGAAGAAGCCATCATGATGGGCTTCAAACCACTGGTCTACGGCAACATGAAAGGTTTTCTGAACCACACGCCCACCCCAGAAGAGATGGCCTACTGGGCTGGCAAACAGGGCATCAGCGTGGCCCAGACGACCTCGTTCACCGATGGCACGAAAATCCAGATCGAACAGGCCCTGGTCGCCAATGGATTCGGCGCCACCATCGCCTGCCAGGGCATGCAAGGCCCAAAGACAGCTGACGTCACCAAAGCAGCCATCGATCTGGCCAGGGGCGCAGCAGAGCGCGGCGAAGCCCTTTCAGACTATGTGCTCGCACCGGGCAATGCCGGGGTGTTCGTGGTCGGCACTCACGACAAATCGGAATGGAAAGCCCTCAACTACCTGAAACTGGGCGATGGGCCCTACTACGTGCTGGTGCGTCCTTTCCACCTGTGCCAATACGAGATCATCAAAACCTTGCGCCGCGTTTTGGCTGGCGGCGGGGTGTTACTGAACAACTCCAGCAAGCCGACGATCTCCATTGTCGCCATTGCCAAGACCGAACTGGCACCTGGCACACCCATTGACCGAGCCCTGGGCGGCTTTCAGGTGCGGGGTGAAGCCGCCAAAATCGAGGAGTCCCCCAACCATGTGCCTATCGGATTGATCCAGAACGCCGTCATCCGGCGCAAGATTGCACCTGGCCAAATCATCACGTTCGACGACGTAGACCTGCCCGACACGCTGGCTCTTACGATCGCTCGGCAGCTTTACAGCTGA
- a CDS encoding polysaccharide biosynthesis protein: protein MLTRFALPILAMPRPAKRVVVLLVDASLCVLAVWLSYYLRLGEWIKLSGDSYWQPMWAVGVSLGLALPIFIVNGFYRAIFRYSGLSALTTVVKAIGVYGLLFATVFAAIGMDGVPRTVGLIQPMLLLLTVGASRMLARFWLGGLYRNQLKMGLPRVLIYGAGNAGRQLAGAMANSHEMVVVGFMDDDDRLHGHVLNGLAIYSPEDLEGLVASLEVTTVLLAIPSARRNRRNELIQRMLKAHVQVRTLPGVSELAQGTVSISDLRELDIDDLLGREPVTPNHILIGKNVANKVVLVTGAGGSIGSELCRQILAARPTTLVLIDQSEFSLYEIHQELTDKLGNSESTTIFPVLASVRDESRLREVLAYWKPHTVYHAAAYKHVPLVEDNPVEGIRNNTMGTLVSARVAGELGVNDFVLISTDKAVRPTNIMGASKRLAEMSLQALSSVYPNTCYSMVRFGNVLGSSGSVVPKFRRQIREGGPITLTHLEMTRYFMTIPEAAQLVIQAGAMAKGGDVFVLDMGDPVKIVDLAKRMVDLSGLTLRDELNPDGDIEIVVTGLRPGEKLFEELLIGNDPSPTSHPRIMKAHEEFLEWPVLSERIEELNLRLKYNDTASLKALLIELVSGYQPSSIPLAPTGTDSTL, encoded by the coding sequence ATGCTGACACGTTTTGCCCTCCCCATTCTCGCCATGCCCCGCCCGGCCAAACGGGTGGTGGTGCTGCTGGTTGACGCGTCCTTGTGCGTACTGGCGGTCTGGCTTTCGTATTACTTGCGACTGGGGGAATGGATCAAACTCTCCGGCGACTCCTATTGGCAGCCCATGTGGGCCGTGGGCGTCTCGCTGGGTCTCGCGCTGCCGATATTTATCGTCAACGGATTCTATCGGGCCATTTTCCGATACTCGGGCTTGTCGGCGCTGACCACCGTTGTAAAGGCCATCGGCGTCTACGGCTTGCTTTTTGCGACGGTATTTGCGGCCATTGGTATGGACGGAGTGCCTCGCACGGTCGGCCTGATCCAGCCCATGCTGCTGTTGCTGACCGTCGGCGCATCGAGGATGTTGGCAAGATTCTGGCTCGGGGGCCTCTACCGCAATCAACTCAAGATGGGCTTGCCCAGGGTACTGATCTATGGCGCGGGCAATGCCGGACGGCAACTCGCTGGCGCGATGGCCAACAGCCATGAAATGGTGGTTGTGGGGTTCATGGATGACGACGACCGCCTGCATGGCCACGTTCTGAACGGACTTGCCATTTACAGCCCAGAAGACCTCGAAGGCTTGGTGGCGTCGCTGGAAGTCACCACCGTTTTGCTGGCCATTCCATCGGCCCGGCGCAACCGGCGCAATGAACTGATTCAGCGCATGCTGAAGGCACATGTGCAGGTTCGAACCTTGCCAGGAGTGAGCGAACTTGCACAAGGCACAGTGAGTATTTCCGACCTGCGTGAGCTTGATATCGATGACCTGCTGGGTCGCGAACCTGTGACCCCCAATCACATACTGATCGGCAAGAACGTCGCGAACAAGGTGGTGCTGGTAACTGGCGCCGGCGGCTCCATTGGCAGCGAGCTGTGCCGACAAATCCTTGCGGCCCGCCCAACGACCCTGGTGTTGATCGATCAAAGTGAATTTTCCCTTTATGAAATTCACCAGGAGTTGACCGACAAGCTGGGCAACAGCGAATCAACAACCATCTTTCCCGTGCTTGCGTCGGTGCGCGACGAATCAAGGTTGCGCGAAGTCCTGGCTTACTGGAAACCTCACACGGTCTATCACGCTGCAGCCTACAAACATGTGCCCCTGGTGGAAGACAACCCGGTTGAAGGGATCCGCAACAACACAATGGGAACCCTGGTTTCTGCCAGGGTCGCCGGCGAGTTGGGCGTAAACGATTTCGTTCTGATCAGTACGGACAAGGCCGTTCGCCCAACCAACATCATGGGTGCCAGCAAACGCCTGGCTGAAATGAGTCTGCAGGCGCTGTCTTCCGTGTACCCCAACACCTGTTACTCCATGGTGCGGTTTGGCAATGTGCTGGGCTCCTCGGGCTCCGTCGTACCCAAGTTCCGCCGCCAGATTCGGGAAGGTGGCCCCATCACCCTGACCCATCTTGAGATGACCCGCTACTTCATGACCATTCCTGAGGCGGCCCAACTGGTCATCCAGGCCGGGGCCATGGCAAAGGGCGGCGACGTTTTTGTATTGGACATGGGCGACCCGGTCAAGATCGTTGATCTGGCCAAGCGCATGGTCGATCTCTCCGGTCTCACGCTGCGGGACGAACTGAATCCCGATGGCGACATTGAAATCGTGGTGACCGGTTTGCGCCCCGGAGAAAAACTGTTTGAAGAACTGCTGATTGGCAACGACCCCAGCCCGACCTCCCACCCCCGCATCATGAAAGCCCACGAGGAGTTTCTGGAGTGGCCGGTGTTGTCGGAACGGATAGAAGAGCTCAATCTACGCCTGAAGTACAACGACACGGCCAGCCTCAAGGCACTCTTGATCGAACTGGTGAGCGGCTACCAGCCCTCCTCAATCCCTCTGGCCCCCACTGGCACAGACAGCACGTTGTAA